One genomic segment of Aliarcobacter cibarius includes these proteins:
- a CDS encoding ribonuclease J gives MEEIIKDENRQENKADFKQTKQENQENTGSTEQNQSKKPPFKKRKPKPKFLNKDVPTNGEGWTNDLKRAYVINEKIHKDRLNPHYKLNLNTNAKIRITPLGGLNEIGGNMMVVETENEAIIVDVGMSFPDGEMHGVDILIPDFSYLREIKDKIVAVIITHGHEDHIGAMPYLFKEMQFPIYGTSLPLEMIGSKFDEHKMREHRSLFRAISKRTPIKIGNDFEIEWMHITHSIIDSSAIAIKTAAGTMIHTGDFKIDHTPYDGFPTDIHRLAHYGEEGVLVLTSDSTNSHSPGFTKTEKAVGPTFERIFSTSQGRVIMSTFSSNIHRVAQAIEKALKYGRKICVIGRSMEKNLEIAMNLGYIKFPKDQFIEAHEVNKYSDKEVMIVTTGSQGESMSALYRMAIHEHRHVKIKPDDQIILSAKAIPGNEGSVSEIINHLLKAGAKVAYQDYTDIHVSGHAAQEEQKLMLRLIKPKFFLPVHGEYNHALKHGETGVDCGVLERNVYVMADGEQIEVNPKYLKKVRTVKSGKVYIDNQLNNKITDDVVIDRQTMAKEGIVMIVAQINENDRSLASKPKVASFGFISDKQDRFFTNEIEELLNTFLLNAKPGIFKNSRILEDELRKVVRKHCVRKYKKYPMIVPTIFVQ, from the coding sequence ATGGAAGAGATAATTAAAGACGAAAATAGACAAGAAAATAAGGCAGATTTTAAACAAACTAAACAAGAAAATCAAGAAAATACTGGTTCAACTGAACAAAACCAAAGTAAAAAACCTCCTTTTAAAAAGAGAAAACCTAAACCTAAATTTTTAAATAAAGATGTTCCAACAAATGGAGAGGGATGGACAAACGATTTAAAAAGAGCATATGTTATAAATGAAAAAATCCACAAAGATAGACTTAATCCTCACTACAAATTAAATTTAAACACTAATGCTAAAATTAGAATTACTCCTCTTGGTGGATTAAATGAGATTGGTGGTAATATGATGGTTGTTGAAACTGAAAATGAAGCAATCATTGTAGATGTTGGTATGAGTTTTCCAGATGGTGAAATGCATGGAGTTGATATCTTGATTCCAGATTTTTCATATCTAAGAGAAATAAAAGATAAAATTGTTGCTGTTATCATTACTCATGGACATGAAGACCATATAGGTGCAATGCCATATTTATTTAAAGAAATGCAATTCCCTATATATGGTACATCTTTACCTCTTGAAATGATTGGTTCTAAATTTGATGAACATAAAATGAGAGAGCATAGATCACTATTTAGAGCTATATCAAAAAGAACTCCAATTAAAATTGGTAATGATTTTGAAATAGAATGGATGCATATTACTCACTCTATTATTGATTCATCTGCAATTGCAATTAAAACAGCAGCTGGAACAATGATTCACACTGGAGATTTCAAAATTGACCATACACCTTACGATGGATTCCCAACAGATATTCACAGACTTGCTCATTATGGGGAAGAGGGTGTTTTAGTTTTAACTTCTGATTCAACAAACTCTCACTCACCAGGATTTACAAAAACTGAAAAAGCAGTTGGACCAACTTTTGAAAGAATTTTTTCTACTTCTCAAGGTAGAGTTATTATGTCAACTTTCTCTTCAAATATTCATAGAGTTGCACAGGCTATTGAAAAAGCTTTAAAATATGGAAGAAAAATTTGTGTTATTGGTAGATCTATGGAAAAAAACCTTGAAATTGCAATGAATTTAGGTTATATCAAGTTCCCTAAAGATCAATTTATTGAAGCTCATGAAGTAAATAAATATAGTGATAAAGAAGTTATGATTGTAACAACAGGAAGTCAAGGTGAATCTATGAGTGCATTGTATAGAATGGCAATTCATGAACACAGACATGTAAAAATCAAACCTGATGATCAAATTATTTTATCTGCAAAAGCTATTCCTGGAAATGAAGGAAGTGTTTCTGAAATAATAAACCACCTTTTAAAAGCAGGGGCTAAAGTTGCTTATCAAGATTATACAGATATTCACGTATCTGGACATGCTGCACAAGAAGAACAAAAATTAATGTTAAGATTAATTAAACCAAAATTCTTCTTACCAGTTCATGGTGAATATAACCATGCGTTAAAACATGGAGAAACTGGTGTTGATTGTGGTGTTTTAGAAAGAAATGTTTATGTAATGGCTGATGGCGAACAAATTGAAGTTAATCCTAAATATCTTAAAAAAGTAAGAACTGTAAAAAGTGGTAAAGTTTATATTGATAATCAGCTAAATAACAAAATTACAGATGATGTAGTAATTGATAGACAAACTATGGCTAAAGAGGGTATTGTTATGATTGTTGCTCAAATCAATGAAAATGACAGATCTTTAGCTAGTAAACCAAAAGTTGCTTCTTTTGGATTTATTTCAGATAAGCAAGATAGATTCTTTACAAACGAGATTGAAGAACTTTTAAATACATTCCTTTTAAATGCTAAACCAGGAATTTTCAAAAATAGTAGAATTTTAGAAGATGAATTAAGAAAAGTTGTAAGAAAACATTGTGTAAGAAAATACAAAAAATACCCAATGATTGTTCCTACTATATTTGTTCAATAA
- a CDS encoding type II toxin-antitoxin system Phd/YefM family antitoxin, with amino-acid sequence MSLLQYSSKEMFSATDLVRKNKFIFDKLNNKEIEKAVILRDGKPSAILLDFNEYERIIEDYINFKNNKDFVSNKKTSITKNNDISDDEYKAALLEIEKIGKNSEDDKKVDKSEALKDFWN; translated from the coding sequence ATGTCACTTCTACAATATAGCTCAAAAGAGATGTTTTCAGCCACTGATTTAGTTAGAAAAAATAAATTCATTTTTGATAAATTAAATAATAAAGAAATAGAAAAAGCCGTAATATTAAGAGATGGTAAACCATCAGCAATTCTTCTTGATTTTAATGAATATGAAAGAATTATTGAAGATTATATAAACTTTAAAAATAATAAAGATTTTGTATCAAACAAAAAAACTTCTATTACAAAAAACAATGATATAAGTGATGATGAATACAAAGCAGCTTTACTAGAAATAGAAAAAATAGGCAAAAATTCAGAAGATGATAAAAAAGTAGATAAATCCGAGGCTTTAAAAGATTTCTGGAATTAA
- the hemJ gene encoding protoporphyrinogen oxidase HemJ: MEYYSWILTFHVVSFMSWMAMLFYLPRLFVYHVENIDKKEFVEVVKIQEYKIYKYIGNPAMWTTILSGITMLILNNSLLTQDWMYAKIFMLILLVAYSLSLEYYRKQLEKNECKKSGKFFRMYNEQPTMLAILIVGYVITKNFSILFSLIIIALFTFISYMILKPKKAKN; this comes from the coding sequence ATGGAGTATTATAGTTGGATTTTGACATTTCACGTTGTATCATTTATGTCATGGATGGCTATGTTATTTTATCTACCAAGATTATTTGTATATCATGTTGAAAATATTGATAAAAAAGAGTTTGTTGAAGTAGTAAAAATACAAGAGTACAAAATATATAAATATATTGGTAATCCAGCAATGTGGACTACTATCTTAAGTGGTATAACCATGCTTATTTTAAATAATTCTCTTTTAACACAAGATTGGATGTATGCAAAGATCTTTATGCTTATTTTACTGGTTGCTTATTCATTATCACTAGAGTATTATAGAAAACAACTAGAGAAAAATGAGTGTAAGAAAAGTGGTAAATTTTTTAGAATGTATAATGAACAACCAACTATGTTAGCAATATTGATTGTTGGATATGTAATAACAAAAAATTTTTCAATACTATTTTCTTTAATAATAATTGCACTTTTTACATTTATTTCATATATGATTCTAAAACCAAAAAAGGCTAAAAATTGA
- a CDS encoding replication-associated recombination protein A, translating to MIDLSNKYRPTSLDTFVGQSHIIGKDKALYKLIKQKDIPHLFFYGKPGTGKTTLAKIIAKEINTDYFYFNATTIKVEDLRKVFDRYKNSFVKPLIFIDEVHRLSKNQQEVLLPIMENYDAIIIGASTENPFFTLTSAIRSRSFLYEFLPFNYDELLDILNKVFKDVDIKIDKESIDYLIYSSSGDARAMLTLLNFAYKVNNQVDINILRELRKNIIGDGVSSSSSHYDLASAMIKSLRGSNIDAALYYMARLIEGGESVDFITRRFVIFASEDIGNANPNALNLAVSTMLACNKIGYPESRIILSQCAIYLASSPKSNSAYKAINSALETIKNGKILDIPKHLDSQHIGYLYPHDFGGYVEQEYIKENIEFYNSLNIGFEKTLNEWINKIKSVNKGDKDNGVL from the coding sequence ATGATAGATCTATCTAATAAATATAGACCAACATCTCTTGATACATTTGTTGGTCAATCTCATATTATAGGTAAAGATAAAGCCCTTTACAAACTTATAAAACAAAAAGATATCCCCCATCTTTTTTTCTATGGTAAACCAGGAACTGGTAAAACAACTTTAGCCAAAATAATTGCAAAAGAGATAAATACAGATTATTTTTATTTTAATGCAACAACTATAAAGGTGGAAGATTTAAGAAAAGTATTTGATAGATATAAAAATAGTTTTGTTAAGCCTTTAATTTTTATTGACGAAGTTCACAGACTATCAAAAAATCAACAAGAAGTACTTTTACCAATAATGGAAAATTATGATGCAATAATAATTGGAGCTAGTACAGAGAATCCATTTTTTACATTAACAAGTGCTATCAGGTCAAGATCATTTTTATATGAGTTTCTACCATTTAATTATGATGAATTACTTGATATACTTAATAAAGTTTTCAAAGATGTTGATATAAAAATAGATAAAGAATCGATTGATTACTTAATCTATTCAAGTTCTGGAGATGCTAGAGCAATGCTCACTTTATTAAATTTTGCATATAAAGTAAATAATCAAGTTGATATAAATATTTTAAGAGAACTTAGAAAAAATATTATTGGAGATGGAGTTAGTTCTAGCAGTTCTCACTACGATTTAGCAAGTGCAATGATAAAATCTTTACGTGGATCAAATATAGATGCTGCATTATATTACATGGCCAGATTGATCGAAGGTGGTGAAAGTGTTGATTTTATAACCAGAAGATTTGTTATATTTGCTAGTGAAGATATTGGAAATGCAAATCCTAATGCATTAAATCTTGCTGTTTCAACTATGTTAGCTTGTAACAAAATAGGGTATCCAGAATCAAGAATTATACTTTCACAATGTGCAATTTATTTAGCATCTAGCCCAAAATCAAATAGTGCTTATAAAGCAATCAACAGTGCCTTAGAAACTATAAAAAATGGTAAAATACTTGATATACCAAAACATCTTGATTCTCAACATATTGGATATTTATATCCACATGATTTTGGTGGATATGTAGAACAAGAGTATATCAAGGAAAATATAGAATTTTATAATTCACTTAATATAGGTTTTGAGAAAACGCTAAATGAATGGATAAATAAAATAAAGTCTGTTAATAAAGGAGATAAAGATAATGGAGTATTATAG
- a CDS encoding KpsF/GutQ family sugar-phosphate isomerase, whose protein sequence is MNYKEIVKEVLLTEAKELERASYSISFDIENIVNLIIKSKGKLIVTGVGKSGLVGAKIAATLASTGTSSFFLHPTEAMHGDLGMIGKDDVVLAISYSGESEELIQILPHLKRLNVPLIAMAKDSNSTLAKYSDYFMNIFVQKEACPLDTAPTSSTTLTMAMGDALAVCLMKKRNFKKEDFASFHPGGSLGKKLFIKVQDLLRKDNLPIVSRETKLKDAIITMSEGRLGSVIIIDEESRVVGILSDGDLRRALMKENFSLDCNVEEIATLNPRTFDDENLLASDALQIIENYKIQVLIITNKEKKLVGILHIHDLIEAGIK, encoded by the coding sequence ATGAACTACAAAGAGATAGTAAAAGAAGTTTTACTAACTGAAGCAAAAGAGTTAGAAAGAGCCTCATACTCTATCTCTTTTGATATTGAAAATATTGTAAATCTTATAATAAAATCTAAGGGCAAGCTTATCGTTACTGGAGTAGGGAAATCTGGTTTAGTTGGTGCTAAAATTGCAGCAACTTTAGCAAGTACAGGGACTAGTTCTTTCTTTCTTCATCCTACTGAAGCTATGCATGGTGATTTAGGAATGATTGGTAAAGATGATGTTGTTCTTGCAATATCATATAGTGGAGAGAGTGAAGAACTTATACAAATACTACCTCACTTAAAAAGATTGAATGTTCCTTTAATTGCTATGGCAAAAGATTCTAATTCTACTTTAGCAAAATATTCAGACTATTTTATGAATATTTTTGTACAAAAAGAGGCTTGTCCTTTAGATACTGCTCCAACATCTTCAACTACTTTAACTATGGCTATGGGAGATGCTCTTGCTGTTTGTTTAATGAAAAAAAGAAATTTCAAAAAAGAAGATTTTGCATCATTTCATCCTGGAGGAAGTCTTGGTAAAAAACTTTTCATTAAAGTTCAAGATCTATTAAGAAAAGATAATCTTCCTATTGTTTCACGTGAAACAAAACTAAAAGATGCAATTATTACAATGAGTGAAGGGCGATTAGGTTCTGTTATAATTATAGATGAAGAAAGTAGGGTAGTTGGTATACTGAGTGATGGAGATTTAAGAAGAGCACTTATGAAAGAAAATTTTTCTTTAGATTGTAATGTTGAAGAAATTGCAACACTAAATCCAAGAACATTTGACGATGAAAATCTTCTTGCAAGTGATGCATTACAAATAATTGAGAATTATAAAATTCAAGTATTAATTATTACAAATAAAGAGAAAAAACTAGTTGGGATATTACATATCCATGACTTAATTGAAGCAGGTATAAAATGA
- a CDS encoding PhoH family protein: MKFEKYYLLDTNILLEDATNIFRLSDESKNLIILTETVLDEIDTKKSGFEEINFQAREFARILENSKIVSSSKFNDKKIIRLNILNEYNTVVDIVSKDEYISSSKNISLNILNDRKILEIANEIQEYYEEKIIFISMDIMARTRAISLDIKSDALHGKESIDFDYNFIRNIEINFEDLEFLDNKDINNFDKEYSVDQFSYCFKVKNSDQVVLASIENKKIKILDEEEVRNQIITPLNKEQLFFSNAIISHFYNVLIIEAKAGSGKTLLALSGALKLVKQKLYQKIIYIRNSIESLDKGEDVGYLPGLEEKFRIYNHPLMDSLDYIVRSEHKRKRNKKLDTPYTPLEDSEVNARVEQLISTYGIETMWVGEMRGRTLSNSFIIIDEAQNMSNKTMQMVLSRIDSSCKVVILGSNKQIDNFYVNKYTNALTTLLKSTKNENNFVNIFAIKLEKVLRGPITEWAETIF, encoded by the coding sequence TTGAAATTTGAAAAATATTATCTATTAGATACAAACATACTATTGGAAGATGCTACAAATATATTTAGATTAAGTGATGAATCAAAAAATCTAATAATATTAACAGAAACTGTTTTAGATGAAATTGATACTAAAAAAAGTGGGTTTGAAGAGATAAATTTTCAAGCTAGAGAGTTTGCAAGAATATTAGAAAATTCAAAAATAGTTAGTTCTTCAAAATTTAATGATAAAAAAATTATTAGATTAAATATATTAAATGAATACAATACAGTAGTTGATATAGTATCAAAAGATGAATATATTTCATCATCTAAAAACATTTCATTAAACATATTAAATGATAGAAAGATTTTAGAAATAGCAAATGAAATACAAGAGTATTATGAAGAGAAAATTATCTTTATTTCTATGGATATTATGGCTAGAACAAGAGCAATAAGTCTTGATATAAAAAGTGACGCACTTCATGGTAAAGAATCTATAGATTTTGATTATAACTTTATCAGAAACATAGAAATAAACTTTGAAGATCTCGAATTCTTAGACAATAAAGATATTAACAATTTTGATAAAGAATATAGTGTAGATCAATTTTCTTATTGTTTTAAAGTAAAAAATTCAGATCAAGTTGTACTAGCTTCAATAGAAAATAAAAAGATAAAAATTCTAGATGAAGAAGAAGTTAGAAATCAAATAATCACACCTTTAAATAAAGAACAACTATTTTTCTCAAATGCGATAATTAGTCACTTCTATAACGTTTTAATTATAGAAGCAAAAGCAGGTAGTGGTAAAACATTACTTGCTCTTAGCGGCGCATTAAAACTTGTTAAACAGAAACTTTATCAAAAAATTATATATATAAGAAACTCTATTGAATCATTAGATAAAGGTGAAGATGTTGGATATTTGCCTGGTTTAGAAGAAAAGTTTAGAATATATAATCACCCTTTAATGGATAGCTTAGATTATATTGTAAGAAGTGAACACAAAAGAAAAAGAAATAAAAAACTAGATACCCCATATACACCACTTGAAGATAGTGAAGTTAATGCAAGAGTTGAACAGTTAATTTCAACATATGGAATAGAAACAATGTGGGTTGGTGAAATGAGAGGAAGAACATTATCTAATAGTTTTATTATAATTGATGAAGCACAAAATATGTCAAATAAAACTATGCAAATGGTATTATCAAGAATCGATAGCAGTTGTAAAGTTGTAATTCTTGGTTCTAACAAACAAATAGACAATTTCTATGTAAATAAATATACAAATGCTCTAACAACATTGCTTAAATCAACAAAGAATGAAAATAACTTTGTAAATATATTTGCAATTAAACTAGAGAAAGTTCTCAGAGGTCCAATAACAGAATGGGCAGAAACAATATTTTAA
- a CDS encoding pseudouridine synthase — protein MKKDLDKKEIYEIVRLNKFISHNSNYSRREADKIIADGLVRVNNKVITDLATKVKTTDKVEIGKKIVKEDKNRMYTVIVYNKPKGELVTKSDPQGRKTIYDGLEAKYKHFLSVGRLDYASEGLLLLSDSVDVVNALMHSNLERVYKVKVNGFITPSVEEAMQHGIAIEDARKGAFAKTAIKSMTFAPFLAYDIQTNGEKFSKLKVVISEGKNRELRRFFAHFNLDVMDLKRVEYGGISLNNLPTGKSRFLTKEEYKNLRIFLNEENDRSI, from the coding sequence ATGAAAAAAGATTTAGATAAAAAAGAAATTTATGAGATAGTTAGATTAAATAAATTCATATCTCATAATAGTAATTACTCAAGAAGAGAAGCAGATAAAATTATTGCTGATGGTCTTGTAAGAGTAAACAATAAAGTTATTACAGATTTAGCAACAAAAGTTAAAACAACTGATAAAGTTGAAATAGGTAAAAAGATTGTAAAAGAAGACAAAAATAGAATGTACACTGTTATTGTTTATAACAAGCCAAAAGGTGAATTGGTTACTAAGAGTGATCCACAAGGAAGAAAAACTATTTATGATGGTTTAGAAGCAAAATACAAGCACTTTTTAAGTGTAGGTAGATTGGACTATGCCAGTGAAGGATTATTGCTTTTAAGTGATAGTGTAGACGTTGTAAATGCATTAATGCATTCAAATTTAGAAAGAGTATATAAAGTTAAAGTTAATGGCTTTATCACACCATCTGTTGAAGAAGCAATGCAACATGGAATAGCTATTGAAGATGCTAGAAAAGGTGCATTTGCTAAAACAGCTATTAAATCTATGACTTTTGCTCCATTTTTAGCTTATGATATACAAACAAATGGTGAAAAATTTTCGAAACTAAAAGTAGTAATAAGTGAAGGTAAAAATAGAGAATTAAGAAGATTCTTTGCACACTTTAATTTAGATGTTATGGATTTAAAAAGAGTAGAGTATGGTGGAATTAGCCTAAATAATCTTCCAACAGGTAAATCAAGATTTTTAACAAAAGAAGAGTATAAAAATTTAAGAATCTTTTTAAACGAAGAAAATGATAGATCTATCTAA